In Aciduliprofundum sp. MAR08-339, a single window of DNA contains:
- a CDS encoding type II/IV secretion system ATPase subunit, producing the protein MAMGTKVALAIKRNPHLGRYIERVRRELNETPEFYEQLSRDMKDLDWVNLIYPVGDPIFIHIYGRRGDRKYIVVQPEMSEEEKIKYYKVRELIFIKAGYEPPHKTKEEFERQIERLLKDSTVIVEEPVPFEEKKGFLSMFRKVKIPVTQEEYDKIEYYLKRDIIESGPLEPLLRDPYIEDIHAIGIEPVHLIHKVFETMETNVHFTSYDELDSYLRGMSERMGRPVSTGRPIVDGALPDGSRINIIYADDVSIKGASFTIRKFAAEPLSVTQLVKWGTFSAEIAAYLWMAIEFGKSLFISGETASGKTTTLNAIIPFIKYNYKVFTAEDTPEVHVPHEIWQRLLTREAGPKESRVEMFDLLKAALRSRPNYIIVGEIRGAEGNVAFQAMQTGHPVMATFHASSIKRMIQRLSSPPINVPVTFMDNLNIGVFQQAVYLKGRTLRRVLSVEEILGYSAELGGVMTKAVFVWDPLRDEHIFRGLNNSYILEEKIAPLLGYADPRKVYDDLFLRAKIIRKMIEHNIFRYRDVVKIIVDFQKYGVEKLPFTV; encoded by the coding sequence ATGGCAATGGGAACCAAGGTAGCCCTAGCAATAAAGAGAAACCCGCATCTTGGAAGGTACATTGAGAGGGTCAGAAGGGAACTCAACGAAACTCCAGAGTTCTACGAGCAATTATCAAGGGATATGAAGGACCTTGACTGGGTCAACCTCATATACCCTGTTGGAGACCCAATCTTCATCCACATATATGGGAGGAGAGGAGATAGAAAGTATATTGTGGTGCAGCCAGAAATGAGCGAAGAGGAGAAGATAAAGTACTACAAGGTGAGAGAGCTCATATTCATAAAGGCAGGATACGAACCCCCCCATAAAACCAAGGAAGAATTTGAGAGGCAAATAGAGAGACTGCTAAAGGATTCCACGGTGATCGTTGAGGAGCCTGTACCCTTTGAAGAGAAGAAGGGATTTCTGAGCATGTTCAGAAAGGTAAAGATTCCCGTCACGCAGGAGGAGTACGATAAGATTGAGTATTACTTAAAGAGGGATATAATAGAAAGTGGTCCTCTTGAACCCCTTCTCAGGGACCCATACATAGAGGATATTCACGCAATAGGGATAGAGCCAGTGCACCTTATCCACAAGGTATTTGAAACCATGGAGACAAATGTGCATTTTACAAGTTACGATGAACTTGACTCGTATCTTAGAGGTATGAGTGAGAGAATGGGTAGACCGGTGAGCACCGGGCGTCCCATAGTGGATGGTGCCCTGCCAGATGGATCAAGAATAAATATAATTTATGCGGATGATGTAAGCATAAAGGGCGCCTCATTCACAATAAGAAAATTCGCCGCAGAGCCTCTGAGCGTGACGCAACTGGTAAAATGGGGAACATTCAGTGCTGAGATAGCAGCCTATCTATGGATGGCCATAGAGTTCGGAAAAAGCCTATTTATCTCCGGGGAGACTGCAAGCGGTAAGACAACAACGTTAAATGCAATAATTCCGTTCATCAAGTACAACTACAAGGTTTTCACAGCAGAAGATACGCCAGAGGTGCATGTGCCACACGAGATATGGCAGAGATTGCTCACAAGGGAGGCTGGACCAAAAGAATCACGGGTTGAGATGTTCGATCTTTTGAAAGCCGCTCTGAGGAGCAGGCCCAATTACATAATTGTAGGTGAGATAAGAGGTGCCGAAGGTAATGTTGCATTTCAGGCCATGCAAACTGGACATCCCGTTATGGCAACGTTTCACGCATCGTCCATAAAAAGGATGATCCAGAGGCTGAGTTCTCCTCCGATAAACGTGCCTGTAACGTTCATGGATAATCTAAACATAGGTGTGTTCCAGCAGGCCGTTTATTTGAAAGGTAGAACCCTTAGAAGAGTTCTCTCTGTGGAGGAGATCCTTGGTTATTCGGCAGAACTTGGGGGAGTTATGACAAAGGCCGTGTTTGTTTGGGACCCACTTCGTGATGAGCACATATTCAGGGGACTCAACAACTCATACATACTGGAGGAAAAAATAGCTCCACTTCTCGGCTATGCTGATCCCAGGAAAGTATACGATGACCTTTTCCTCAGAGCAAAGATAATTCGCAAGATGATTGAGCACAACATATTCCGCTACAGAGACGTTGTAAAGATCATAGTGGATTTCCAGAAGTACGGTGTGGAAAAATTACCCTTTACGGTGTGA
- a CDS encoding ATPase domain-containing protein, translating into MYKIKIERDELHSRLGGGFPEGSLVLIEGENGSGKSALTQRFAYGFLMNGHTVTIISTELTVRDFIKQMYSLNYPIANFLLRNRLVFVPVYPIIGNMRDRKDFLGRLMSSPALFKTDIIIIDTLSSLVKASLNVESRSVQLLSFFKRLMALDRTIILNVEKGVMREEILAPFRAAANVYIETSINKIGSMVNRIAFIRRYTNAAGRIENTIAFRVEAGTGIILEIMAIS; encoded by the coding sequence ATGTACAAGATAAAAATTGAGAGGGATGAACTGCATTCGCGTCTGGGAGGAGGATTTCCGGAGGGGTCTCTGGTGCTCATAGAGGGGGAGAACGGCAGTGGAAAGAGTGCATTGACACAGAGATTCGCCTACGGGTTCCTGATGAATGGGCATACGGTCACAATAATCTCCACAGAGCTCACGGTGAGGGACTTCATAAAGCAGATGTACTCCCTGAACTATCCAATAGCAAATTTTCTGCTTCGCAATAGACTCGTGTTTGTACCTGTTTACCCAATCATAGGAAATATGCGCGATCGCAAGGACTTCCTTGGAAGATTGATGTCCTCTCCAGCACTTTTCAAGACGGACATAATCATAATTGACACTCTTTCTTCGCTTGTGAAAGCAAGTTTAAATGTTGAATCACGCTCAGTTCAGTTGCTATCCTTCTTCAAGAGACTTATGGCTCTTGATAGAACCATAATTTTGAACGTGGAGAAGGGGGTGATGCGCGAAGAGATACTTGCCCCATTCAGGGCTGCCGCCAATGTGTATATAGAGACCTCCATAAACAAGATAGGAAGCATGGTGAACAGAATAGCATTCATAAGAAGGTACACCAATGCTGCTGGAAGAATTGAAAATACAATCGCTTTTAGGGTTGAGGCGGGTACTGGAATAATTCTCGAGATAATGGCAATATCATGA
- a CDS encoding flagellar protein G has product MGLSTSATHIIFFIASVVIAASFVGIAASAVLNISNGIENRGDMIANQLSGEFKIINDPTRMSNNPLVLYLKNTGKVPLSTSHITVLIDGTAQDNYTVSQDTWLPGETIVLTINVDLVPGTHVVKVVLENGLSDTFYFRV; this is encoded by the coding sequence ATGGGTCTTAGCACAAGTGCAACCCACATAATATTCTTCATTGCCTCCGTGGTAATCGCTGCCAGTTTCGTTGGCATAGCAGCTAGCGCAGTTCTCAACATATCAAACGGCATAGAAAATAGGGGAGATATGATCGCAAACCAGCTTTCAGGAGAGTTCAAAATAATAAACGACCCTACGAGAATGAGTAACAATCCACTCGTCCTATACCTGAAAAACACGGGAAAAGTTCCACTTAGCACAAGCCACATAACAGTGCTTATCGATGGTACTGCCCAAGATAATTACACTGTGAGCCAGGATACATGGCTACCTGGAGAGACAATAGTCCTCACAATAAATGTGGATCTTGTACCTGGGACTCACGTTGTGAAGGTTGTGCTTGAAAACGGATTATCAGATACGTTCTACTTCAGGGTGTGA
- a CDS encoding flagellar protein F — protein MGLSTTAAYGILFTASLIMFATVLSSIIYSYTITNQGMENRSTLMESAKNVIEMDRVVYNSSKIEIYAINRGPLTLNTSDMSIIVNGTMMNFTFNSPYWFPGNLENFDISTNYTLGTSHEVQFKIDVGDHVIATAERDKIYVLNETSITAYSFLGVRVWSVNIQSPLDVACGSYLYVLNSTEIEMYDFSGNYIKSFAANLSIIAITATENYVYGISNDTLYIFDSTGNLESEVALVNARDVTVGKYLYVLEGNEIYEYTYDGYYITRFTDWRITNATKIGADEHMQGSYIFVLNNHNEILIYENGTFAGEIPLTSLAENIDIYGKIYISAQGVLGMNMGYRVKIVDEYGNEVYGYL, from the coding sequence ATGGGATTGAGCACAACAGCAGCATATGGCATACTGTTCACGGCTTCGCTTATAATGTTTGCAACAGTACTCAGCAGTATAATCTACTCATACACTATAACAAATCAGGGCATGGAAAACAGAAGCACGCTTATGGAGAGTGCAAAGAACGTGATTGAAATGGATAGGGTGGTTTACAATTCCTCAAAAATTGAGATCTATGCCATCAATCGTGGACCATTAACCCTGAACACCAGCGATATGTCAATAATTGTGAATGGTACAATGATGAACTTTACCTTCAACTCACCCTACTGGTTTCCCGGAAATCTAGAGAATTTTGACATAAGCACAAATTATACCCTTGGGACATCCCACGAGGTGCAGTTCAAAATTGATGTTGGAGACCATGTAATAGCAACCGCGGAGAGGGATAAAATCTATGTTCTGAATGAAACGTCCATAACGGCATACTCCTTTCTTGGAGTGAGAGTGTGGAGTGTGAATATTCAATCTCCACTGGACGTGGCCTGCGGCTCTTATCTCTATGTGCTTAATTCCACAGAAATAGAGATGTATGATTTTTCAGGAAATTACATAAAGTCTTTTGCCGCAAACCTCAGCATAATAGCCATAACAGCCACGGAAAATTACGTTTACGGGATATCCAATGACACCCTATACATATTCGACTCCACGGGGAATTTGGAAAGTGAGGTTGCCCTAGTGAATGCAAGGGATGTTACTGTTGGAAAGTACCTGTACGTTCTGGAGGGAAATGAGATCTATGAGTATACCTACGATGGATACTACATTACGAGATTCACAGATTGGAGGATCACAAATGCAACAAAAATAGGGGCAGATGAGCACATGCAGGGCTCATACATTTTCGTTCTGAATAATCACAACGAAATTTTAATTTATGAAAACGGGACATTTGCAGGAGAAATTCCCCTGACTTCTCTGGCAGAAAACATAGATATATACGGAAAAATCTACATCAGTGCACAGGGAGTTCTCGGTATGAACATGGGCTATAGGGTGAAGATTGTTGATGAATATGGAAATGAGGTTTACGGGTATCTGTGA
- a CDS encoding flagellin, which produces MKRVMNREQGEFGIGSLIIFIAMIIVSAVTAVVLIQISYQLQQQAEDTGNVAIQDVSTGVKIISIGGYRYNNTWGTTAPYHDVIDWVSIMITPISGSPPINLKDVIIIVSDGNTSVNLVYSSSVEFDGGPNPIGGAGVFGMEIVRDLPPQTLENDVLTSGDIVSLSFNATANGLNLEPQTYLSIKIIPKHGVSTLKEITTPSPYISRYVELM; this is translated from the coding sequence ATGAAGAGGGTGATGAATAGAGAACAGGGAGAATTCGGTATTGGTTCGTTGATAATCTTCATCGCCATGATCATAGTATCCGCAGTGACGGCTGTGGTGCTGATACAGATCTCCTATCAACTTCAGCAGCAGGCGGAAGACACTGGAAACGTTGCAATACAGGATGTGTCCACCGGAGTGAAGATAATATCCATTGGCGGCTACAGGTACAACAATACATGGGGCACCACGGCTCCATATCACGATGTTATAGACTGGGTGAGCATAATGATAACCCCGATTTCGGGTAGTCCACCGATCAACCTGAAGGATGTCATAATTATTGTGAGTGATGGAAACACCTCGGTAAACCTCGTTTACAGCAGCAGTGTGGAATTTGATGGGGGTCCAAATCCAATAGGAGGTGCAGGCGTATTTGGCATGGAAATTGTAAGGGATCTGCCTCCTCAAACCCTTGAAAACGATGTTCTCACCTCTGGAGACATTGTATCCCTATCCTTCAACGCCACCGCCAACGGACTTAACCTGGAGCCGCAGACGTATCTGAGCATAAAGATCATTCCTAAACATGGGGTTTCTACCTTGAAGGAAATAACTACTCCCTCACCATACATATCAAGATACGTGGAGTTGATGTGA
- the mvk gene encoding mevalonate kinase, with product MIASAPAKVILFGEHAVVYGEPAIAVAIDMRTYVHAEKSEEYSVNGYPMNSRYHAYIKNAIDLCWEGEPLSIRTKSQIPSASGMGSSASITVATLTALLAMKKEIDEEKIAKMGFEVEYRTQGRASPIDTSTVTHGQGILVHKVKRENYLWKVEKNGVVWYIHHVKIPSLRLVVGFSGIKGSTREMVEKVRRFYSWNSFARDVIREIGRITLEALSPLQDEDYERIGELMTQDNKLLTILGVSHPMLKKMINVAMKHSYGAKLTGAGGGGSIIALTDEQDEVARAIEEVGGRAYKVSISKEGFRVENHF from the coding sequence GTGATTGCTTCTGCCCCGGCCAAGGTAATATTGTTCGGAGAGCATGCTGTGGTTTACGGAGAGCCAGCCATAGCAGTGGCCATAGATATGAGAACCTATGTGCATGCGGAAAAAAGCGAAGAGTACAGTGTGAATGGATATCCTATGAACTCCAGATACCATGCCTACATAAAAAACGCCATTGACCTCTGCTGGGAGGGTGAACCTCTGAGTATAAGAACAAAGAGCCAAATACCCTCCGCATCCGGTATGGGTTCCTCTGCATCCATAACCGTAGCCACACTGACAGCACTCTTGGCGATGAAAAAGGAGATTGATGAGGAGAAGATTGCGAAGATGGGTTTTGAGGTAGAGTACAGAACTCAGGGGAGGGCAAGTCCCATTGATACCAGCACAGTGACGCATGGGCAAGGGATACTCGTTCACAAGGTAAAGAGAGAAAATTACCTGTGGAAAGTAGAGAAAAACGGAGTTGTCTGGTACATACACCATGTCAAAATACCCTCTCTTCGCTTAGTTGTTGGATTCTCAGGCATAAAGGGCTCCACGAGGGAGATGGTTGAAAAGGTACGGAGATTCTACTCATGGAACTCATTCGCCAGGGATGTGATAAGGGAAATTGGAAGGATAACCCTGGAAGCTTTGAGCCCCCTGCAGGACGAGGATTATGAGCGCATTGGAGAGCTCATGACCCAGGATAACAAACTCCTAACGATACTTGGAGTGAGCCATCCAATGCTAAAGAAAATGATAAACGTTGCAATGAAACACTCCTACGGAGCGAAGCTCACCGGTGCCGGGGGAGGGGGTTCCATAATAGCACTCACCGATGAGCAGGACGAAGTTGCACGGGCCATTGAGGAGGTTGGCGGTCGGGCCTATAAGGTGAGCATCAGCAAGGAAGGGTTTAGAGTTGAAAATCATTTTTGA
- a CDS encoding M42 family peptidase — MLLEKLVKAFGVPGFEDEIRAIVKEHMEEYADEVHVDMLGNVIGVKHGGERKVMLAAHMDQIGFMVSGITEDGYLVISPMGGVNPITLRSRIVRIRGKDGFVYGVIGEKPPHIEKKAEKKEIKDLRVDIGVESRNEAEQLAPIGSVGSFVPNYLEMGNRIVATALDDRAGIYALLKTMENVESDATLYFVATVQEEVGLRGARISGFRLNPDIGIAIDVTHAKMPGIGSEEVPIVLGKGPTIGVGPTAHPKLVHHFTHTELPFQIEPNPSRSGTDADIIQLSREGVATLVLSIPLRYMHSSVEMIDKRDLENTVNIIKMALKDIGKVDLTL; from the coding sequence ATGCTTCTTGAAAAACTTGTAAAAGCGTTTGGAGTGCCCGGATTTGAGGATGAAATCAGAGCCATCGTAAAAGAGCATATGGAAGAATATGCGGACGAGGTACATGTGGACATGCTAGGCAATGTGATAGGAGTAAAGCACGGTGGTGAGAGGAAGGTCATGCTCGCAGCCCACATGGATCAGATAGGATTCATGGTCAGTGGAATCACAGAAGATGGCTATCTTGTGATCTCTCCCATGGGTGGCGTAAATCCCATAACCCTCCGTTCGAGGATCGTGAGAATCAGGGGGAAAGATGGCTTTGTGTACGGTGTAATAGGTGAGAAGCCTCCGCATATTGAGAAAAAGGCCGAGAAAAAGGAGATAAAGGATCTTCGCGTGGACATAGGGGTTGAGAGCAGGAATGAGGCAGAGCAACTTGCACCAATAGGTTCCGTTGGAAGTTTTGTTCCAAATTACTTGGAAATGGGGAACAGGATCGTGGCCACAGCCCTGGACGATAGGGCTGGAATATACGCCCTTCTCAAAACAATGGAGAATGTGGAAAGTGATGCCACTCTCTATTTTGTTGCAACTGTCCAGGAAGAGGTGGGACTCCGTGGAGCGAGGATCTCGGGATTTCGGTTAAATCCAGATATAGGCATAGCTATAGATGTGACCCATGCCAAGATGCCAGGAATTGGAAGTGAAGAGGTGCCAATCGTGCTTGGAAAGGGTCCCACAATAGGTGTCGGACCCACTGCCCATCCAAAACTCGTTCATCATTTCACACACACAGAATTACCATTCCAAATAGAGCCCAATCCATCAAGAAGCGGTACTGATGCTGACATAATACAGCTCTCAAGAGAGGGTGTGGCAACTCTCGTTCTTTCCATACCGCTCAGGTACATGCACTCCAGCGTGGAGATGATCGATAAGAGAGACCTGGAAAACACGGTCAATATAATTAAAATGGCCCTAAAAGATATAGGGAAGGTTGACCTCACACTATGA
- a CDS encoding helix-turn-helix domain-containing protein, translated as MFEMNITLLTPMVHERNLDYVLLTFLSSIGYMPRVDPQRDFERAIKSVPYRLFKECFLLHPDREWSVEELLAYLDTTRTTLYRHLNKLKSLDILDERQDGMNKMYRLRYGDLARAWNFVEANVKLAMENYRIMVEHISKLAEGGRYE; from the coding sequence ATGTTCGAGATGAATATAACCCTGCTGACCCCGATGGTTCACGAGAGAAATCTGGATTATGTTCTTCTCACATTTCTCAGTTCTATAGGGTATATGCCCAGGGTTGATCCTCAGCGGGATTTTGAAAGAGCTATTAAGAGCGTGCCTTACAGGCTTTTTAAGGAGTGTTTTCTTCTTCATCCGGACCGGGAGTGGAGTGTTGAAGAGTTACTCGCATATCTGGACACAACGAGAACCACGCTTTACAGGCATCTCAACAAGCTGAAATCTCTGGACATACTGGATGAGCGGCAGGATGGAATGAACAAGATGTACCGTCTCAGGTACGGAGATCTGGCCCGTGCCTGGAACTTTGTGGAGGCGAATGTGAAACTTGCAATGGAAAATTACAGAATAATGGTGGAGCACATATCAAAACTTGCGGAGGGTGGTAGGTATGAATAA
- the thpR gene encoding RNA 2',3'-cyclic phosphodiesterase, producing the protein MRSFIAIEVPFTKEMESLQNSIDGRVKLVERENVHITLKFLGEIDEKTFEMVRQIVEDCKVGSFKITLRGVGFFPNERYVRVVWIGVDNYEPIERMARCIDEKLRKIGFQREKSYVPHLTVARAKGRITIRNLEKFKNMRFAEMEVKEIKIKKSTLTPNGPVYEDLATIQL; encoded by the coding sequence ATGCGAAGTTTCATAGCAATTGAGGTACCATTCACCAAGGAGATGGAGAGTTTGCAGAATAGCATAGATGGTCGCGTGAAACTGGTTGAGAGGGAAAACGTGCACATAACCCTGAAATTCCTGGGAGAGATAGACGAAAAAACATTTGAAATGGTACGGCAAATTGTGGAAGACTGCAAGGTGGGAAGTTTCAAGATAACCCTCAGGGGTGTTGGTTTCTTTCCAAATGAGCGTTACGTGAGGGTTGTGTGGATAGGTGTGGATAACTACGAGCCCATTGAGAGAATGGCAAGGTGCATAGACGAAAAACTGAGAAAGATAGGATTTCAGAGGGAGAAAAGTTACGTGCCCCATCTTACGGTTGCCAGGGCTAAGGGAAGGATAACCATAAGGAATCTGGAAAAGTTCAAAAACATGAGATTTGCCGAAATGGAGGTTAAGGAGATAAAAATAAAAAAGAGTACGTTGACTCCAAATGGTCCCGTTTATGAGGATCTTGCCACAATTCAACTGTAG
- the gcvH gene encoding glycine cleavage system protein GcvH: protein MKIPEDLKYTKTHEWAKVEGNKARIGITDVAQEQLHDIVYVELPEVGDEFSKEDTIGVIESVKAASDIYAPLSGKVVAVNNAVVDSPELLNQDPYENWLIEIEIKNPDEIKELLSAEEYKKVVEEES from the coding sequence ATGAAGATTCCTGAAGATTTGAAATACACAAAGACCCACGAATGGGCGAAGGTTGAAGGAAATAAGGCGAGGATAGGTATAACCGATGTGGCCCAGGAGCAACTTCACGATATTGTGTATGTGGAACTTCCCGAAGTGGGTGACGAATTTTCAAAGGAGGATACCATTGGCGTCATAGAGTCTGTGAAGGCGGCCAGCGATATATATGCCCCCCTCTCTGGAAAGGTTGTGGCGGTAAACAATGCCGTTGTGGATAGCCCAGAACTGCTTAATCAGGATCCATACGAGAACTGGCTAATTGAAATAGAGATAAAGAATCCTGATGAGATTAAAGAACTTCTAAGTGCGGAAGAGTACAAGAAAGTGGTAGAGGAAGAGAGTTGA
- a CDS encoding RlmE family RNA methyltransferase: MKNRDFYYWEAKRRGYRSRASFKLLQINDRFYIIRPGYRVLDLGASPGGWSQVALKLVGEEGMVIGVDVKPIKVSGVKFVRGNVYDEDIVQRIMRYTDYVDVVISDMAPNISGVASWDHARSVDLAERALFIAEKMLRERGHLLVKVFQGDMLEGFRRKCKKRFELVKVHKPRASNRASPEVYVVCKRFKLSSTP; encoded by the coding sequence TTGAAAAACAGAGATTTTTATTACTGGGAGGCGAAACGGCGCGGCTACAGGAGCCGCGCATCTTTCAAACTTTTGCAGATTAACGATAGGTTTTACATAATTCGTCCTGGTTATAGGGTTCTGGATCTTGGTGCCTCTCCCGGGGGCTGGAGCCAGGTGGCTTTAAAGCTCGTTGGAGAGGAGGGTATGGTCATAGGGGTTGATGTGAAACCCATAAAGGTGTCTGGTGTGAAATTCGTGCGTGGCAACGTTTATGATGAGGATATTGTGCAGAGAATAATGAGATACACGGATTACGTGGATGTTGTGATTTCCGATATGGCTCCGAACATTTCCGGTGTGGCTTCATGGGATCATGCGAGATCGGTGGACCTGGCAGAGCGTGCATTGTTCATTGCGGAGAAAATGCTTCGAGAGCGAGGGCACCTTCTGGTGAAGGTATTTCAGGGAGACATGCTTGAGGGATTCAGGAGGAAATGCAAAAAGAGATTTGAACTGGTAAAGGTTCATAAGCCAAGGGCTTCAAACAGGGCGAGCCCTGAAGTTTACGTGGTGTGTAAGAGATTCAAATTATCAAGCACACCGTGA
- a CDS encoding transcriptional regulator, protein MEKDKLLRDIRQLLRREEFEIGEPILKSISFDMIARREDIILILKALINIDALRSEVARELKILGKELKAAPIVIGKRSAMGNILDDVVYSRHGIPILSFNTFKNFITNGEYPMVYASPGGFYVNINGWLLKKIREARGISLGELANVAGVSRKAIQLYEEGMSATIDSALRLEEYLKVPLIEPINIMDLTRLEEERYPKMDNVDEIYRKLMELGYDVFLTLKCPFEALSKDEEDIFLTGIGKNERRIRHKAMNLRIMTRILEKNAFIIVDRARYEEIEGIPLIQKDELMESERKEEIKSIVRERSVL, encoded by the coding sequence ATGGAGAAAGACAAGCTTCTCAGGGATATTCGGCAACTACTGCGACGGGAAGAGTTTGAGATTGGAGAGCCCATACTGAAAAGCATAAGTTTTGACATGATAGCAAGAAGGGAAGACATAATTTTAATCCTCAAAGCGCTGATAAACATAGATGCTCTGCGCTCGGAAGTTGCCAGAGAACTGAAGATTCTCGGCAAGGAACTCAAGGCAGCACCCATAGTGATAGGCAAGAGAAGCGCCATGGGCAACATACTGGACGATGTGGTTTACTCTCGTCACGGTATACCCATTCTCTCCTTCAATACTTTCAAGAACTTCATAACGAATGGTGAGTATCCAATGGTTTATGCTTCTCCCGGTGGGTTCTATGTGAATATAAACGGCTGGCTATTGAAAAAGATAAGGGAGGCTAGGGGCATATCATTAGGGGAGCTTGCAAATGTTGCAGGAGTTAGCCGAAAGGCCATACAGCTCTATGAGGAGGGAATGAGTGCAACCATAGACAGCGCGTTGAGACTTGAAGAGTACCTGAAGGTCCCGCTTATTGAACCGATAAACATTATGGACCTCACACGCCTTGAGGAGGAGAGATATCCAAAAATGGACAATGTGGATGAGATTTACAGAAAACTCATGGAACTGGGATACGATGTGTTCTTGACCCTAAAATGCCCCTTTGAGGCTCTGAGCAAGGATGAAGAGGATATATTTCTAACGGGTATAGGAAAGAACGAGAGAAGAATAAGGCACAAGGCAATGAATCTTAGAATAATGACACGAATACTTGAAAAGAACGCATTTATCATAGTGGATAGGGCTAGATACGAGGAGATTGAGGGCATACCTCTTATACAGAAGGACGAACTTATGGAAAGCGAGAGAAAAGAGGAAATAAAGAGCATAGTCAGGGAAAGGAGTGTCCTATGA
- a CDS encoding phosphoribulokinase — MLGEFRKRLEEYEGSLIIGVAGDSGSGKSTLTKSIANLLGKELVSFFSLDDYHTEDRETRRRTGHLPLDPKINNLKLAGEHLKTLQRGEPVIKPVYNHSTGKFDPPEVFEPKKIVIVEGLHTLYDELRRYIDLKIYVDPSREIKWRWKIKRDVKERGYEERDVIKEIREREPFYKRYIDFQKIYADIVIKIDISRFNEENSYLVETIMKRLDFPLSGIQIPLSISSLINTSQKPMMISYRDDFYYMKKVSRIIFDGLIPHNAIDSLERRIMEYTGFENFIIDRSEYVNGIQIAQLMVAWYFVELMNNIFQELERVGEKNL; from the coding sequence ATGCTGGGAGAGTTTCGAAAAAGGCTTGAGGAATACGAAGGTTCGCTTATAATCGGCGTTGCTGGAGATTCGGGCAGCGGAAAGAGCACTTTAACGAAGAGCATTGCAAATCTTCTCGGAAAAGAACTCGTATCCTTCTTTTCTCTTGATGATTATCACACGGAAGACAGGGAGACGAGAAGGCGCACAGGGCATCTTCCGCTGGATCCAAAGATAAACAACCTGAAACTTGCGGGGGAGCATTTGAAAACACTGCAAAGGGGTGAACCCGTCATAAAACCTGTTTACAACCATAGCACGGGAAAATTTGATCCCCCTGAGGTTTTCGAGCCAAAGAAGATAGTCATTGTGGAGGGACTGCACACACTCTACGATGAACTGCGCAGGTACATAGACCTGAAAATCTATGTGGACCCATCACGGGAGATCAAATGGAGATGGAAGATCAAGAGAGATGTGAAAGAGCGTGGATATGAGGAGCGGGATGTCATAAAGGAAATAAGAGAAAGAGAGCCTTTCTACAAACGTTACATTGATTTCCAGAAGATATACGCTGATATTGTGATAAAAATAGATATCTCCCGATTCAACGAGGAGAACTCGTACCTTGTGGAAACCATAATGAAACGCCTTGATTTCCCTCTAAGCGGAATACAGATACCATTAAGCATATCCTCCCTTATAAATACCTCACAAAAACCGATGATGATTTCATATCGCGATGATTTTTACTACATGAAGAAGGTATCTCGCATAATATTTGACGGGCTTATCCCACACAATGCCATTGACTCCTTGGAAAGAAGGATAATGGAGTACACAGGATTTGAGAACTTCATAATTGATAGAAGTGAGTACGTTAACGGAATACAGATAGCCCAGCTCATGGTGGCATGGTACTTTGTGGAACTTATGAACAACATATTCCAAGAACTGGAGAGGGTGGGAGAAAAAAATTTATAG